ATGATGACCGTTGTTGCGAAGGGTTTGAAAGACGGCGAGATCACCAGCCTTTCGCAATGGTACAGCTCCATAAAAATAACAGCCACTATGCCGGAATAGGCGCGCCGCCAACTCGGCGTTTGCTATTCTCAACCTACATGGCAATTTGAATTCCAAGACGAAATACCCCAAGGGAGAAAACTTATGAAAACCCGTGCAGCTGTTGCATTTGAGGCGGGTAAACCGCTGGAAATCGTCGAAGTGGACCTTGAAGGTCCCAAGGCCGGCGAGGTGCTGGTCGAGGTCAAGGCGACCGGCATCTGCCACACTGATGAGTTCACCCGCTCCGGCGATGATCCAGAAGGTGCGTTTCCCGCCATTCTGGGCCATGAAGGCGCCGGTGTGGTGTTAGAGGTCGGGCCCGGCGTGACCTCGCTGGAAGTGGGCGATCACGTGATCCCGCTGTACACGCCGGAATGCCGCGAGTGCGAGTACTGCCTCAACCCGAAAACCAACCTGTGCCAGAAAATCCGCTCCACGCAGGGCGCCGGCCTGATGCCGGACGGCACCAGMCGGTTTTCCTACAAGGGCGAGAAG
Above is a window of Anderseniella sp. Alg231-50 DNA encoding:
- a CDS encoding alcohol dehydrogenase catalytic domain-containing protein, with the protein product MKTRAAVAFEAGKPLEIVEVDLEGPKAGEVLVEVKATGICHTDEFTRSGDDPEGAFPAILGHEGAGVVLEVGPGVTSLEVGDHVIPLYTPECRECEYCLNPKTNLCQKIRSTQGAGLMPDGTXRFSYKGEK